Proteins encoded together in one Quercus lobata isolate SW786 chromosome 3, ValleyOak3.0 Primary Assembly, whole genome shotgun sequence window:
- the LOC115982755 gene encoding protein SLOW GREEN 1, chloroplastic, giving the protein MSFTLATSSSSSSLNNNHLSSTSNPPLPSSSLRFPTPTNPQNRLTIISNATNQKNTHPIIQTLTHYTKAAILIGATASMIGNLSILPAKAEPPTTITEQNPVLEEEQEQEQAQKQPLSELLDSNSEAVEALKSLLQQKLENGEDEEGLKVLRRLVSAQPNVTEWKFLMARLLSEMGDTENARKVFEEILDSNPLSFEALFENALLMDRCGEGEAVITRLEEALRIAEEGSKAKEARDVRLIMAQIQFLQKNVEEALESYQELIKEDPNDFRPYFCQGMIYSLLDKNAEAKELFAKYRQLSPKKFEVEGYLRTPLSRMKLFGSDQN; this is encoded by the coding sequence ATGAGCTTCACTTTAGCaacatcctcatcctcatcatctctcaacaacaatCACCTCTCCTCCACTTCAAACCCACCCTTACCTTCTTCCTCTCTCCGTTTCCCCACTCCCACCAATCCCCAAAATCGCCTCACAATCATCTCAAATGccaccaaccaaaaaaacacacacCCCATTATTCAAACACTCACCCACTACACAAAAGCGGCAATTCTCATAGGTGCCACTGCCTCTATGATCGGAAACCTCTCTATTCTTCCGGCGAAAGCTGAACCTCCCACCACCATCACCGAACAAAACCCAGTTcttgaagaagaacaagaacaagaacaagccCAAAAACAGCCGCTATCCGAGCTTCTCGACTCCAATTCTGAAGCGGTTGAGGCCTTAAAATCGCTTTTACAACAGAAGCTCGAGAATGGCGAGGACGAGGAGGGTCTTAAGGTCTTAAGACGCCTGGTATCCGCGCAGCCCAATGTGACTGAGTGGAAGTTCCTTATGGCCAGGTTGTTAAGCGAAATGGGAGATACCGAGAATGCACGCAAGGTGTTCGAAGAAATTCTCGACTCTAACCCGTTGAGTTTCGAGGCGTTGTTCGAGAATGCGTTGCTGATGGACCGATGCGGGGAAGGCGAGGCGGTGATTACGCGGTTGGAAGAGGCGTTGAGGATTGCGGAGGAGGGAAGCAAGGCGAAGGAGGCCCGAGACGTGCGGTTGATAATGGCGCAGATACAGTTTTTGCAGAAGAATGTGGAGGAGGCTCTGGAGAGTTATCAGGAATTGATTAAGGAAGACCCAAATGACTTTAGGCCCTATTTTTGTCAGGGGATGATTTATAGCTTGCTAGATAAGAATGCAGAGGCCAAAGAGCTGTTTGCTAAGTACAGGCAACTTTCTCCTAAGAAGTTTGAAGTGGAGGGCTACTTGAGGACCCCATTGTCTAGGATGAAGCTATTTGGGTCTGACCAGAATTGA